ACTCGTGGTCGACGTAGTCGTAGTCTGTTGTGGCGTTCTCGGGCGCCTGCACCTCGATCAGGTCCTCCAGCACGAAGCCGGACTCCCTGAGCAGTCGCACCATCGGCCCGTGTGCCAAGTGGAAGTTGACACCACCACCACCACCGCTGGCGCCGTCGGCCCCCTCGGACTCGTCCTCCAACCGGCACAGGCCGAACTGCGGGCGCAGCAGGGTAGGACCGGCCGGACCCTCGTCGGGTACGCAGAGGGTGAGCAGGGTGGAGTTGCGGACGAAGACGAGTTCGCCGCCGGGGCGCAGCAGCCGGGCCGCCTCCGGGATCCAGAGGTACGGATCGCACCAGCCGATCGCGCCGTGCTCGCTGATGGCCACGTCGAAACTCGCGTCGGGAAGGTCGACCTTCTCGGCGTTCCCGTGGATCAGCGGGAACTCACACCCGAACTCCCGCTGCATCGCCCTGGCGGTCGCCAACTGGCGTTCGGAGTTGTCCACGCCGACGGGACGCGCGCCGGCCCAAGCCGCCCACGCACTGACGTAGGCGGTGCCGCATCCCAGCTCGATCAGGTCCTTGCCGGCAAGGTCGTCCGGCAAAACCGGCAGGTCCCGTTGCGGAATCCGCCAGAGGCCCCAGTGTGGTTCGGCGGCCCACTGCTCGCGTGCCTTCGCGCCGTACCACTCGCTGTGCCGGGCGTCCCACAACTGCCGGTTGCGGCGTACGTGCTCGGGAAGGTCCTCGACCGTCGGCTCGCTCGGCTCTTTCACGCGGTCAGGCTCGTCCACCGCGCCGGACCTGTCAAAGGTGTTTCGCCCCGCAGTCTACTGCGATCCGCCGGCCAGCTTGCGAAGCTCCGGGCCGTAGTCGGGATGCGCGAGCGCCGCCGCGAACTGCGCCCGCAGGTAGCCGAGCGGGTTGCCGGTGTCCCACCAGGTGCCGTCGATGACCTGACCGAAGAC
This Actinopolymorpha cephalotaxi DNA region includes the following protein-coding sequences:
- a CDS encoding class I SAM-dependent methyltransferase; protein product: MKEPSEPTVEDLPEHVRRNRQLWDARHSEWYGAKAREQWAAEPHWGLWRIPQRDLPVLPDDLAGKDLIELGCGTAYVSAWAAWAGARPVGVDNSERQLATARAMQREFGCEFPLIHGNAEKVDLPDASFDVAISEHGAIGWCDPYLWIPEAARLLRPGGELVFVRNSTLLTLCVPDEGPAGPTLLRPQFGLCRLEDESEGADGASGGGGGVNFHLAHGPMVRLLRESGFVLEDLIEVQAPENATTDYDYVDHEWARKWPSAEVWKARRVGT